A DNA window from Nitrospira sp. contains the following coding sequences:
- a CDS encoding Bis(5'-nucleosyl)-tetraphosphatase, symmetrical (MaGe:77309215) has translation MAIYAIGDIQGCARSLEQLLERIRFDSSVDRLWCVGDLVNRGPASLHVLRYLKQLGPAAQVVLGNHDLFLLAAAEGLASLRPKDTIQDILAANDRDELLEWLRRQPLFYREGSHVMIHAGLLPQWSIGEAEKLAREVETVLAGPEARTFLHALFHGSAPQWSPSLTGYERVTAIARALTKLRTCTPEGTLSGFSGSPSDAPPGYLPWFRIPNRRNSDHTIFFGHWAALGLHLESNLLGLDSGCVWGRQLTAVRLEDRAVFQVDYADDRG, from the coding sequence ATGGCCATCTACGCGATCGGTGACATTCAAGGCTGTGCGCGCTCCCTGGAGCAGTTGCTCGAACGGATCCGGTTCGATTCCTCTGTAGACCGCCTCTGGTGCGTCGGCGATCTGGTCAATCGCGGCCCAGCCTCTCTCCACGTCCTTCGCTATCTCAAACAACTTGGGCCCGCCGCGCAAGTCGTCCTGGGCAATCACGACCTATTCTTGCTCGCCGCGGCGGAAGGCCTCGCCTCTTTGCGGCCCAAAGACACCATCCAAGATATCCTCGCCGCCAATGATCGAGACGAGCTGTTGGAGTGGCTCCGGCGGCAGCCGTTGTTCTATCGCGAAGGCTCGCATGTCATGATTCATGCTGGACTCCTGCCGCAATGGTCGATCGGCGAGGCGGAAAAACTAGCACGCGAAGTTGAAACGGTCCTCGCCGGACCTGAGGCTCGAACATTCCTGCACGCACTCTTCCACGGCAGCGCTCCACAATGGAGTCCGTCACTGACCGGCTATGAACGTGTAACAGCTATCGCGCGGGCACTCACCAAACTTCGCACCTGCACTCCAGAAGGCACGTTATCCGGGTTTTCCGGCTCTCCGAGCGACGCTCCTCCTGGATATCTCCCCTGGTTCCGTATTCCGAACAGGCGCAATAGCGACCACACCATTTTCTTCGGCCATTGGGCCGCGCTCGGCTTGCACCTCGAATCGAATCTGTTGGGGCTAGACAGCGGCTGTGTGTGGGGCCGGCAACTGACGGCGGTCAGGCTGGAGGACCGGGCAGTCTTTCAAGTGGACTACGCAGATGACCGCGGATAA
- a CDS encoding Sterol desaturase family protein (MaGe:77309216): MEWAEYLLSREFRQFILDNNLFFPLLFVGRCIGITAIELIWPSRVVEYRKVMLNDLAAACFYFFVIFPCAIYLDRWIAIRPNLPEAILALPLPVRVFCYFVVADFGHYWIHRLMHTKPVWRIHKWHHAPKYMYWLAGVRTTVPQQVIVNLPYIFAWSFLGLSPWWMELAIGAFNAFQNDWMHVNVTWRSNWLEWFVVTPRYHHIHHSDNPLHSKANLAALFTIWDRLFGTYVDPDSIKEPLTFGIGEEVPLVRLAVGV; this comes from the coding sequence ATGGAATGGGCCGAGTACCTGTTGAGTCGAGAGTTTCGTCAGTTCATTCTCGATAACAATCTTTTTTTCCCCCTGCTGTTTGTCGGACGCTGCATCGGCATCACCGCCATCGAACTGATCTGGCCGAGCCGGGTGGTCGAATATCGCAAGGTGATGCTCAACGATCTAGCCGCTGCCTGTTTCTATTTCTTTGTGATTTTCCCCTGTGCGATCTATCTCGATCGCTGGATCGCCATCCGCCCGAATCTCCCGGAGGCGATTCTTGCGTTGCCTCTTCCGGTGCGCGTGTTCTGCTATTTTGTCGTGGCGGATTTTGGCCATTATTGGATCCATCGGTTGATGCATACGAAGCCTGTCTGGCGCATTCACAAATGGCACCATGCACCCAAGTATATGTATTGGCTTGCCGGAGTGCGGACCACCGTTCCTCAGCAGGTCATTGTTAATTTGCCGTACATTTTTGCCTGGTCGTTTTTGGGATTGAGCCCCTGGTGGATGGAGCTGGCCATCGGCGCATTCAATGCGTTCCAGAACGATTGGATGCATGTCAATGTGACCTGGCGCTCGAATTGGCTGGAATGGTTTGTCGTCACGCCGCGGTATCATCACATCCATCACAGCGATAACCCGCTTCATTCCAAGGCGAATCTCGCGGCGCTATTTACGATTTGGGATCGGCTGTTTGGAACCTATGTGGATCCCGATAGCATCAAAGAGCCGCTGACTTTTGGGATCGGAGAAGAGGTTCCGCTTGTACGGCTGGCAGTCGGCGTGTGA
- a CDS encoding hypothetical protein (Evidence 4 : Unknown function but conserved in other organisms; MaGe:77309217), with the protein MTPEELLEEGRRLAKPCVHLTCHGDDYAGVWGGMGVVPLRDARFRHWISVASRIVPGEHGLTGCFSVYANQEDRATGLVLVNRHATLPAIPDGIKLYAHQTASFPPLDAIFRYGSAAVLTWLRTNQWQPEWGYSPQFKDHQATELCASAYREQLDVAERTIDVVVGGWPRLWRVGEWDERPDCQLLLWTRRDSPPWIELWQDRGQLRVVQRTVE; encoded by the coding sequence ATGACTCCTGAGGAACTCTTGGAAGAAGGGCGCAGGCTGGCAAAGCCCTGTGTCCATTTGACTTGTCACGGAGACGACTACGCTGGGGTTTGGGGCGGGATGGGAGTCGTGCCCCTGCGGGATGCGCGGTTTCGTCATTGGATTTCCGTGGCAAGTCGAATTGTGCCTGGAGAACATGGGTTGACCGGCTGTTTCAGCGTCTATGCCAATCAGGAAGATCGCGCGACGGGGCTTGTGCTGGTGAATCGGCATGCCACACTGCCGGCGATTCCCGACGGCATAAAGTTGTATGCCCATCAGACGGCGAGTTTCCCTCCGCTGGATGCCATCTTTCGGTACGGGTCTGCGGCGGTTCTCACATGGTTGCGCACCAATCAATGGCAGCCGGAATGGGGGTATAGCCCGCAGTTCAAGGACCATCAGGCGACAGAGTTGTGCGCCTCAGCGTATCGGGAACAATTGGATGTGGCGGAGCGCACGATCGATGTCGTTGTAGGCGGCTGGCCGAGGTTGTGGCGTGTCGGAGAATGGGACGAGCGGCCGGATTGCCAGTTGCTCCTCTGGACCCGGCGAGATTCCCCGCCCTGGATCGAGTTGTGGCAGGATCGCGGGCAGCTACGTGTCGTTCAGCGGACCGTGGAATAG
- a CDS encoding 3-methyl-2-oxobutanoate hydroxymethyltransferase (MaGe:77309218), which translates to MTIPEFQQYKRQGKKLTVVTAYDALFARIVEQAGIPAILVGDSLGVVVQGQANTVSVTMDDMLYHTKLVARAAQQALVIGDMPFMSYQASQDDALRNAGRLIQAGAHAVKLEGGQAMAGRVEAMTAVGIPVMGHIGMTPQSVNQYGGYKVQGKAKDRAKELLADAKALEAAGAFGIVLEAIPVSLAKDITAELSIPTIGIGAGPDCDGQVLVIYDLLGLFDEFVPKFVKPYAHLKTDALQALRQFKEEVELGQFPSDSESYH; encoded by the coding sequence ATGACGATTCCAGAGTTTCAACAGTACAAACGCCAGGGGAAGAAGCTCACGGTCGTGACTGCGTACGATGCGCTCTTCGCGCGCATTGTCGAGCAGGCTGGAATCCCCGCCATTCTGGTCGGGGATTCGCTGGGCGTGGTTGTGCAGGGACAGGCCAATACCGTCTCCGTCACGATGGACGACATGCTGTACCATACCAAGCTGGTCGCCCGCGCGGCGCAACAGGCGCTGGTCATTGGCGATATGCCGTTCATGTCCTATCAAGCCAGTCAAGACGATGCGCTGCGGAATGCCGGGCGTTTGATTCAGGCGGGCGCACATGCGGTGAAGCTCGAAGGAGGGCAGGCCATGGCCGGCCGGGTCGAAGCGATGACCGCGGTGGGCATTCCTGTGATGGGGCATATCGGCATGACGCCGCAGTCAGTGAACCAATACGGCGGCTACAAGGTGCAGGGCAAGGCCAAGGACCGGGCGAAGGAGTTGCTGGCCGACGCGAAAGCACTGGAAGCGGCCGGGGCCTTCGGAATTGTCCTCGAAGCTATTCCCGTGTCGCTGGCGAAGGACATCACGGCGGAGCTGTCGATCCCCACGATCGGGATCGGCGCCGGCCCCGATTGCGACGGCCAGGTGTTGGTCATTTACGATCTCCTCGGGCTGTTCGACGAGTTTGTGCCGAAATTCGTCAAGCCATACGCTCATCTCAAAACGGATGCGCTCCAGGCGCTGCGCCAGTTTAAGGAAGAAGTCGAACTCGGACAGTTTCCCAGCGATTCCGAGTCCTATCACTGA
- a CDS encoding Methylenetetrahydrofolate reductase (MaGe:77309219), with protein MSKEPRRLSEVLSSGQFAVTIEYNPPKGTNISKVLESAKTLVGRVHGVNVTDNTAAVVRAGSLPVCRLLYEMGHDPVMQLTCRDRNRIAMQSDLMGAHMLGIRNILCLTGDYPTVGDHKEAKPVYDLDSVQVMQLVQGLNNGRDMAGNKLDGSTAFTIGAAVTPEADPVGPMLAKFEVKVKAGAQFFQTQAIYNPELFAAFMKVVRPYKVKVLAGILLLRNHKMAEFMNANIPGVSVPQEMIDELKAAGDKAEDVGVEIAVRTINAVRAHCDGVHIMAIKGTHRLADIITKAKLG; from the coding sequence ATGAGCAAGGAACCGCGGCGGTTGAGCGAGGTGTTGAGTAGCGGGCAGTTTGCCGTGACGATTGAGTACAATCCGCCGAAGGGCACCAATATTTCGAAGGTCCTGGAGAGCGCGAAGACACTGGTCGGACGGGTGCATGGCGTCAACGTGACCGACAATACGGCCGCTGTCGTGCGGGCCGGGTCGCTGCCGGTCTGCCGGTTGCTCTATGAAATGGGTCACGATCCGGTCATGCAGCTGACCTGCCGGGATCGAAACCGCATTGCCATGCAGTCCGATCTCATGGGCGCCCATATGCTCGGCATCCGCAATATCCTCTGTCTGACCGGAGATTACCCGACGGTCGGCGATCACAAAGAGGCGAAGCCGGTCTACGATCTCGACTCCGTGCAGGTCATGCAATTGGTGCAGGGGCTGAATAATGGCCGGGACATGGCCGGCAATAAGCTGGATGGCTCGACGGCCTTTACCATCGGCGCGGCGGTGACTCCGGAGGCCGATCCAGTCGGGCCGATGCTGGCAAAGTTTGAAGTGAAGGTCAAAGCTGGCGCGCAGTTCTTTCAAACCCAGGCGATCTATAATCCTGAGTTGTTTGCGGCCTTCATGAAGGTGGTGCGGCCGTACAAGGTCAAAGTGCTGGCCGGCATTCTGTTGCTGCGGAATCACAAAATGGCCGAGTTTATGAACGCCAACATTCCCGGCGTGTCGGTGCCGCAGGAGATGATCGATGAATTGAAAGCCGCCGGCGACAAGGCGGAAGATGTCGGCGTGGAGATTGCCGTGCGCACCATCAATGCGGTGCGTGCGCATTGCGACGGAGTCCATATCATGGCCATCAAAGGCACGCATCGTTTGGCAGACATCATCACGAAGGCGAAACTCGGCTGA
- a CDS encoding conserved exported protein of unknown function (Evidence 4 : Unknown function but conserved in other organisms; MaGe:77309221): MHYTLHRDRPSLNIPLSIDKFRHPFLRTALACCALAGSSSLLHAAQITGLEAPNSFVGDQQGKEFFISNVNGEPDARDNNGFITKVDAEGKVLNLKFIQGGIVDVMLHAPKGLAVVDQTLYVADLDQLKGFDRSTGKSLAVINFPPLPSKDAVSLTDVTAGPNGLLYASDQSHNTIYRIEPAAGHRASLFIHDDRLAGPSGLAVHPRTGHLIVVSWEKGKIFDITPEGQLSELESNGFFTGRFQNLSGVDFDRWGNMYVSDFSRGKIWRMTRDQHFQVIAEYLLSPADISIDRANNLILVPYHYAHAAEINGLEAPSDGKSRDNRRTLADYGFGAAGPPQPAKGKEGTATK; encoded by the coding sequence ATGCACTACACTCTTCACCGTGATCGACCGAGCTTGAATATCCCACTATCCATCGATAAATTTCGCCACCCCTTTTTAAGGACGGCGCTCGCTTGCTGTGCGCTTGCAGGCTCGTCGAGTCTCCTCCACGCAGCCCAGATTACCGGATTGGAAGCGCCGAATAGCTTCGTCGGCGACCAGCAAGGCAAAGAATTCTTTATCTCCAATGTGAATGGAGAACCGGACGCCCGCGATAATAATGGCTTCATCACCAAGGTGGATGCCGAAGGGAAAGTCCTCAACCTCAAGTTTATCCAAGGCGGCATTGTCGATGTCATGCTCCATGCCCCCAAAGGGCTGGCCGTCGTCGATCAAACCCTGTACGTCGCCGACCTCGACCAGTTGAAGGGGTTCGATCGATCGACCGGAAAATCCCTTGCGGTGATCAACTTTCCCCCGCTTCCCTCAAAAGACGCCGTCTCGCTCACTGATGTCACCGCCGGGCCGAACGGCCTGCTCTATGCCTCGGATCAATCGCACAACACGATCTACCGCATCGAGCCTGCGGCCGGTCATCGCGCAAGCCTGTTTATTCATGACGACCGCCTCGCCGGCCCCTCCGGCCTCGCCGTTCATCCGAGGACCGGCCATCTCATTGTCGTGAGTTGGGAGAAGGGCAAAATCTTCGACATCACCCCCGAAGGCCAGCTCTCCGAGCTGGAGTCGAACGGATTTTTTACCGGCCGCTTTCAAAACCTGAGCGGCGTCGATTTCGACCGGTGGGGCAACATGTATGTCTCGGATTTTTCCAGGGGGAAAATCTGGCGCATGACCAGAGATCAGCACTTCCAGGTAATTGCCGAATATCTCCTCTCCCCCGCCGATATCAGCATCGACCGGGCCAACAATTTGATTCTCGTGCCCTATCACTATGCCCACGCAGCGGAGATCAACGGACTCGAAGCGCCCTCGGATGGCAAAAGCCGCGATAACCGCCGGACGCTCGCCGACTATGGGTTTGGCGCCGCGGGTCCACCGCAACCCGCAAAGGGCAAGGAAGGAACCGCCACTAAATGA
- a CDS encoding hypothetical protein (Evidence 4 : Unknown function but conserved in other organisms; MaGe:77309222), producing the protein MSLCAYCNQRKGKRACPGLSGLICSQCCGEHRLVRVTCPSDCAYLDSGSDYQQKRLAVQFMPLRREFYRELGELGGAQAVSLFNLIEVITVSFFQGRRDGQDAEVIAAIQGLRRTLSPLHVPAAPMPVFAEHLIKEYEAFKKQNPKQIADSSNAPEILDRAVEFVSEFSGKDFQSRRFLAGLVGYVTAYHPEIAASLQKKHEPGHIVLHGQSFMPPPAAAESHTHGPDCQHHHH; encoded by the coding sequence ATGAGCCTCTGCGCCTACTGCAACCAACGCAAGGGCAAGCGCGCCTGCCCCGGATTGAGTGGACTCATCTGCAGCCAATGTTGCGGGGAGCATCGTCTCGTGCGCGTGACCTGCCCCAGCGACTGCGCCTATCTCGATAGCGGCAGCGACTACCAGCAAAAGCGGCTTGCCGTGCAATTCATGCCGCTCCGCCGGGAGTTCTACCGGGAACTCGGCGAACTCGGCGGCGCGCAAGCCGTCTCGCTCTTCAATCTCATTGAAGTGATCACGGTCAGCTTTTTTCAGGGGCGGCGAGACGGACAGGATGCGGAAGTCATCGCGGCGATTCAGGGGCTGCGACGCACGCTCAGTCCGCTGCATGTGCCGGCGGCCCCCATGCCTGTCTTTGCCGAACATCTGATCAAGGAATACGAGGCCTTCAAAAAACAAAACCCGAAGCAGATCGCCGACTCATCCAATGCGCCAGAAATTCTCGACCGGGCAGTCGAATTTGTGTCGGAGTTTTCAGGAAAAGATTTTCAATCCCGCCGCTTCCTCGCGGGGCTCGTCGGTTATGTCACGGCTTATCATCCCGAGATCGCCGCCAGCCTTCAGAAGAAACATGAGCCGGGCCATATCGTCCTGCACGGCCAATCCTTCATGCCGCCGCCCGCCGCCGCTGAATCTCATACCCACGGACCGGACTGCCAGCATCATCACCACTGA
- a CDS encoding PilZ domain-containing protein (MaGe:77309223), which translates to MKSSSTRRLYRRVERDCQACVLTSSAIHRCRVRDLSLNGFRIERQGKAVLPLRAPVMIRVWLPGVSAPIDIDQARVQWDRGNEFGVEVLSLSNGADFQLAGFIERTLQRTASCEETLSRAVGE; encoded by the coding sequence ATGAAAAGCTCATCGACGCGGCGCCTATACCGGCGAGTCGAGCGGGACTGTCAGGCCTGTGTTCTGACGTCCAGTGCCATTCATCGCTGCAGGGTGCGCGATCTTTCGTTGAACGGGTTTCGGATCGAGCGGCAGGGGAAAGCGGTACTCCCTCTGCGCGCGCCTGTGATGATTCGTGTATGGCTGCCAGGCGTGTCGGCCCCGATCGATATCGATCAAGCGAGGGTGCAGTGGGATCGCGGGAATGAGTTCGGCGTGGAAGTGCTCTCCCTTTCGAACGGAGCGGATTTTCAGCTTGCGGGATTTATTGAGCGCACATTACAGCGGACCGCCAGCTGCGAGGAGACCCTGAGCCGAGCCGTGGGCGAGTGA
- a CDS encoding putative peptidyl-prolyl cis-trans isomerase (Evidence 3 : Putative function from multiple computational evidences; MaGe:77309224), whose amino-acid sequence MQRRLSQLLGCAVLAVCLPFAFGPGASDAAEKAPAPKVEPSNGPRAIIKTKFGEIELKLRPDLAPKHVENFVKLAKEGFYNGTVFHRVIPGFMIQGGDPNTKDSLKKDAYGQGGPGYTIKAEFSDTPHKRGIVSMARANDPDTAGSQFFIVVEDSRFLDRKYTVFGEVTKGIGVADKIVGLPRNERDLPNERVEMTVTILE is encoded by the coding sequence ATGCAGAGAAGATTGAGCCAGTTGTTAGGATGTGCGGTATTGGCAGTATGTCTTCCGTTCGCATTTGGGCCTGGCGCCAGCGATGCCGCGGAGAAAGCGCCGGCTCCGAAAGTCGAGCCATCTAATGGACCTCGGGCGATCATTAAAACGAAATTCGGCGAGATCGAACTGAAGCTGCGTCCCGATCTAGCTCCGAAACATGTGGAGAACTTCGTCAAGCTGGCCAAGGAGGGATTTTATAACGGCACGGTCTTTCATCGGGTGATCCCCGGGTTCATGATCCAAGGCGGCGATCCGAATACCAAGGATTCGCTGAAGAAGGATGCCTATGGACAGGGTGGTCCAGGCTACACAATCAAGGCGGAGTTCAGCGATACGCCTCACAAGCGGGGCATTGTCTCGATGGCGCGGGCGAACGATCCGGATACGGCAGGGTCGCAGTTTTTCATCGTCGTGGAAGACTCGCGGTTTCTTGACCGGAAATACACCGTCTTTGGAGAAGTCACCAAAGGGATCGGTGTGGCCGACAAGATTGTGGGTTTGCCGAGAAACGAGCGCGACCTGCCGAACGAGCGAGTTGAGATGACGGTGACGATTCTCGAATAG
- a CDS encoding Ribonuclease 3 (MaGe:77309225) has product MTTAPPADSLPFLPHYQFKNARVLAEALTHKSYVNERKSAAQTHNERLEFLGDAVLSLIVSDHLAQRYPQLSEGALSKLKAHLVSEASLAQAARRMNLGAMLRLGRGEERSQGREKSSLLADALEAVIAAVYLDGGLEASRTFTLDVLQDELRQAEAHQASPGEEDYKTRLQEWCQKRYDRLPQYVMVRESGPDHQKHFEVEVRVNELVEGTGQGASKKEAEQMAAHHALDRIES; this is encoded by the coding sequence ATGACCACGGCTCCTCCAGCCGATTCTCTTCCGTTCCTGCCCCATTATCAGTTCAAGAATGCTCGTGTGCTCGCGGAAGCATTGACGCACAAATCTTACGTCAATGAGCGGAAAAGCGCCGCGCAAACCCATAACGAGCGGCTGGAATTTCTCGGCGACGCAGTGCTCTCTCTGATCGTCAGCGACCATCTGGCGCAGCGCTATCCGCAACTCAGTGAAGGGGCGCTATCCAAACTGAAGGCGCATCTTGTCAGCGAGGCCTCCCTGGCTCAGGCGGCCCGCCGGATGAATCTCGGCGCGATGCTGCGGTTGGGGCGCGGGGAAGAGCGTTCGCAGGGGCGGGAGAAATCTTCCTTGCTGGCCGACGCCTTGGAGGCGGTGATTGCTGCGGTCTACCTCGATGGGGGCTTAGAGGCCAGCCGGACCTTTACGCTGGATGTCTTGCAGGACGAATTGCGCCAGGCCGAGGCCCATCAAGCTTCGCCGGGAGAGGAAGATTACAAGACCAGGCTTCAGGAATGGTGTCAGAAGCGATATGACCGGCTGCCGCAGTATGTGATGGTGCGCGAGTCCGGGCCGGATCATCAGAAGCATTTCGAAGTTGAAGTGCGGGTCAATGAGCTAGTGGAGGGGACCGGACAGGGGGCGAGCAAGAAAGAGGCGGAACAGATGGCGGCCCATCATGCGCTCGACCGGATCGAGTCTTGA
- a CDS encoding acyl carrier protein (ACP) (Evidence 2a : Function from experimental evidences in other organisms; PubMedId 2062368, 2091027, 3549687, 4882206, 4882207, 7673201, 7972002, 8359454; Product type c : carrier; MaGe:77309227): MATVDERVKKIIAEQLGVEEDEVVPEASFVEDLGADSLDTVELVMALEEEFEIEIPDEDAEKILTVGKALDYIKEKS, encoded by the coding sequence ATGGCAACCGTTGATGAGCGCGTGAAAAAGATTATTGCCGAACAGCTCGGCGTCGAAGAAGACGAAGTGGTCCCTGAAGCCTCGTTTGTCGAAGACCTGGGAGCCGATTCGCTCGATACGGTCGAGCTGGTCATGGCGCTTGAAGAAGAATTCGAAATCGAAATTCCCGACGAGGACGCCGAAAAGATTCTGACGGTTGGGAAAGCCTTGGATTACATCAAGGAAAAATCGTAA
- a CDS encoding Phosphate acyltransferase (MaGe:77309231): protein MQAAKELDVEIVLVGDEATLTRERARLGATDGRLSIRHAPQVVEMHESPASVARKKRDSSIWIATELVKSGEAGAVVSPGNTGASMVASFFVLGLTKGVERPAIATSLPTLTGEAIMLDVGANVDCSAKHLEQFALMGNEYGKHLFRKPNPRVGLLSIGEEDSKGNEVTKEAFKLLKASSLNFIGNVEGREVYSGTADVVVCDGFIGNVALKISEGVAETIKKLLIKEISGSWLGRLAYPLIAAPLLNLKRKIDYAEFGGAPLLGVNGITMICHGRSSAKAIKNAIRRAKGMAEGRVHELIQRDIEESLASPPPVEPSA from the coding sequence ATGCAGGCCGCCAAGGAACTCGACGTCGAGATTGTTCTCGTCGGCGATGAGGCGACGTTAACGCGCGAACGCGCGCGTCTTGGCGCGACCGATGGACGCCTCTCGATCCGGCATGCGCCGCAGGTCGTGGAAATGCATGAATCGCCGGCGTCGGTGGCGCGTAAAAAACGAGATTCATCGATTTGGATTGCAACAGAGTTGGTGAAGAGCGGCGAGGCCGGCGCGGTCGTCAGCCCCGGGAATACCGGCGCGAGTATGGTGGCGTCGTTTTTCGTGCTGGGATTGACCAAGGGAGTCGAACGACCAGCCATTGCCACTAGTCTGCCGACACTCACCGGCGAAGCCATCATGCTGGACGTCGGTGCCAATGTCGATTGTTCCGCGAAACATCTCGAACAATTCGCCCTAATGGGGAACGAGTACGGGAAGCATCTCTTTCGCAAGCCGAATCCTCGCGTTGGCCTTCTGAGCATCGGTGAGGAAGACAGCAAGGGGAATGAAGTCACAAAGGAAGCGTTCAAGCTGTTGAAAGCCAGTTCGTTGAATTTCATCGGCAACGTCGAGGGGCGCGAGGTTTATAGCGGAACGGCAGATGTGGTGGTCTGCGATGGATTTATCGGCAATGTCGCGCTGAAAATTTCAGAGGGCGTGGCCGAGACGATCAAAAAGCTTCTGATCAAGGAGATCTCCGGCTCATGGCTGGGCCGGCTGGCCTATCCGCTGATCGCGGCGCCGCTGCTCAATTTGAAACGCAAGATCGACTATGCGGAGTTCGGTGGCGCACCGCTGCTCGGAGTGAACGGGATCACCATGATTTGCCACGGCCGCTCGTCGGCAAAAGCCATCAAGAACGCCATCCGCCGTGCCAAAGGCATGGCCGAAGGGCGTGTCCATGAACTGATTCAACGCGATATCGAAGAGAGTCTGGCGAGTCCACCTCCCGTGGAGCCCTCCGCATGA
- a CDS encoding 50S ribosomal protein L32 (MaGe:77309232), with amino-acid sequence MPNPKHKHSRARRDKRRTQKLRMTPPGMSVCPQCHELKLPHYTCLNCGTYKGKAVIQVEEA; translated from the coding sequence ATGCCTAATCCGAAACATAAACATTCTCGTGCGCGCCGCGACAAGCGCCGCACGCAAAAGCTGCGGATGACCCCTCCGGGGATGTCCGTATGCCCGCAGTGCCATGAACTGAAGCTGCCGCACTATACGTGCTTGAACTGCGGAACCTACAAGGGCAAAGCCGTCATTCAGGTCGAAGAGGCCTAG
- a CDS encoding hypothetical protein (Evidence 4 : Unknown function but conserved in other organisms; MaGe:77309233): MSERDGMKAWGAGALPEIMMDLLTPHLADISADGLSLTGDVTADEIGLTGADTQLEGSLAVGLDLTKFERTICVTGVVEGTAIRECVRCLAPFPEPLAFALRVVYEPEPKAVPPAAKRIDHRKRAVEPVEAEPDETDDEIYHYGGDHLELAPMLREQVILSDPMHPLCKPDCAGLCPQCGKNLNDGRCACQEEAPANPFQALKSLKTEQK; the protein is encoded by the coding sequence GTGAGCGAACGTGACGGTATGAAGGCGTGGGGAGCCGGCGCGTTGCCGGAGATCATGATGGATCTGCTCACACCGCATCTTGCAGATATCTCCGCGGACGGCTTGTCGCTGACCGGAGATGTGACGGCTGACGAGATTGGGCTGACCGGCGCGGATACGCAGCTCGAAGGCTCGCTGGCGGTCGGGTTGGACCTGACCAAATTCGAGCGCACCATTTGCGTGACCGGAGTGGTGGAGGGCACGGCGATTCGGGAGTGTGTGCGGTGCCTGGCTCCTTTTCCCGAGCCGCTGGCGTTTGCGCTTCGCGTGGTCTATGAACCGGAGCCGAAAGCGGTTCCGCCGGCGGCCAAGCGGATCGATCATCGCAAGCGGGCGGTTGAGCCGGTAGAGGCTGAGCCGGACGAGACGGATGACGAGATTTATCATTACGGAGGGGATCATTTGGAGCTCGCGCCGATGTTGCGAGAACAAGTGATTTTGTCCGACCCGATGCATCCATTGTGCAAGCCAGATTGCGCCGGGCTGTGCCCGCAGTGCGGAAAGAATTTGAATGACGGGCGGTGCGCTTGCCAAGAAGAGGCGCCGGCCAATCCGTTTCAAGCCTTGAAGAGTTTGAAGACTGAACAGAAGTGA
- a CDS encoding SSU ribosomal protein S18p (MaGe:77309234), with translation MERSGGGAGGGDRRDGGGGGGRLFQRRRPCRFCLEKAPIDFKDAGLLRNFLTERGRIVPRRISGNCMRHQRELTISVKRARHIAIISFAEER, from the coding sequence ATGGAACGATCAGGTGGTGGTGCAGGCGGCGGTGATCGCCGTGATGGTGGCGGGGGTGGCGGACGGTTGTTTCAACGGCGCCGGCCTTGCCGGTTTTGCTTGGAAAAGGCTCCGATCGATTTTAAGGATGCCGGCTTGCTCAGGAATTTCCTGACGGAGCGCGGCCGGATCGTTCCGCGCCGGATTTCCGGGAACTGCATGCGGCATCAGCGTGAATTGACGATTTCGGTCAAGCGCGCCCGGCATATTGCGATCATCAGTTTTGCCGAGGAGCGATAA